Proteins from a genomic interval of Paenibacillus sp. FSL R5-0623:
- a CDS encoding amino acid ABC transporter ATP-binding protein codes for MITLTNIHKTFGKQEVLKGIDLTVEQGDVVAILGPSGSGKTTLLRCVNFLERADEGEVQISGLTVDCKHARKHDIVQLRRKTAMVFQHYNLFKHKTVLDNVTEGLIIAQKMSKADARTRALRVLEQVGLSAKINEYPSMLSGGQQQRVGIARALALNPEVILFDEPTSALDPELVGEVLSVIRSIAQEGITMIVVTHEMGFAREVASRVVFMDGGSVVEEGTPEEVFVRPKQERTRQFLSRYSSDWSYVI; via the coding sequence ATGATTACACTAACAAACATACACAAAACTTTTGGCAAGCAGGAAGTATTGAAGGGAATTGATCTGACCGTGGAACAGGGTGATGTCGTAGCGATCCTTGGACCGAGCGGATCAGGTAAAACAACGCTGCTGCGCTGCGTCAATTTTCTGGAACGTGCCGATGAGGGCGAGGTTCAGATCAGTGGATTAACCGTCGATTGCAAGCATGCACGCAAACATGACATTGTGCAGTTGAGACGAAAAACAGCGATGGTGTTCCAGCATTATAATCTGTTCAAACACAAGACAGTGCTGGATAACGTCACGGAAGGTTTAATTATTGCCCAGAAAATGTCCAAAGCCGATGCCCGCACTCGTGCCTTGCGTGTGCTTGAACAAGTTGGACTGTCTGCCAAAATCAATGAGTATCCAAGTATGTTGTCAGGTGGACAACAGCAACGGGTAGGCATCGCCAGAGCACTGGCACTGAATCCCGAAGTGATTTTGTTTGATGAACCGACCTCGGCGCTGGACCCCGAACTTGTGGGTGAGGTGTTGTCTGTCATCCGCTCCATTGCTCAAGAGGGGATTACCATGATTGTAGTTACCCATGAAATGGGGTTTGCCCGTGAGGTGGCAAGTCGGGTTGTATTCATGGATGGAGGTTCCGTTGTGGAGGAAGGAACCCCGGAGGAGGTGTTTGTACGTCCCAAGCAGGAACGTACTCGTCAATTCCTCAGTCGATATTCTTCCGACTGGAGTTATGTCATCTGA
- a CDS encoding helix-turn-helix transcriptional regulator, whose amino-acid sequence MAIIINIDVMLAKRKMTVTELAERVEITIANISILKTGKAKAIRLSTLDAICKALDCQPGDILEYKADEDEDTNEHL is encoded by the coding sequence ATGGCCATTATAATCAATATTGATGTGATGTTGGCAAAGCGTAAAATGACGGTTACCGAGCTAGCAGAGAGAGTTGAGATCACGATCGCCAATATTTCCATATTAAAAACAGGAAAAGCAAAAGCGATCCGTTTATCCACTCTGGATGCCATCTGTAAAGCACTGGATTGTCAGCCTGGAGATATTTTGGAATATAAGGCTGACGAGGACGAAGATACAAATGAACATTTGTGA
- the modA gene encoding molybdate ABC transporter substrate-binding protein, translating into MRKRIGYVLGSMSLGLALVLAGCGASTGNTDTSTGAEQTTPTPAASVESSSAGNTDPQETVDLTISAAASLTDAMKEIETNYELANPYIELNFNFGASGALQQQIEQGAPADVFVSAATKNMNALVDENLIASGDQKNLLQNSLVAIVPADGTHTVTSETDLTSDSIKTVAIGIPESVPAGTYAKEALTNAKLWDELESKLVQGKDVRQVLQYVETGNADAGFVYKTDALTSDQVKIAFEVDKNSYTPANYPIGIIEGTKHRTEAEQFYAYLQTPGVLDIFAKYGFTIPE; encoded by the coding sequence ATGAGAAAGAGAATCGGATATGTGTTGGGAAGTATGTCACTGGGACTGGCTCTTGTATTGGCTGGTTGCGGCGCAAGCACGGGCAATACGGATACATCCACAGGTGCAGAACAAACAACCCCAACGCCAGCGGCATCAGTTGAAAGTTCATCAGCAGGAAATACCGATCCGCAGGAAACGGTAGATCTGACGATCTCTGCGGCGGCCAGTCTGACCGATGCGATGAAAGAGATTGAAACCAATTATGAGCTAGCTAATCCTTATATAGAACTTAATTTTAACTTTGGCGCCTCGGGTGCCTTGCAACAGCAGATTGAACAGGGTGCCCCGGCTGATGTCTTTGTATCGGCGGCAACAAAAAATATGAATGCGCTAGTAGATGAAAATCTGATTGCATCGGGTGATCAGAAGAATTTGCTACAGAATTCACTGGTGGCCATAGTGCCAGCAGATGGGACCCACACAGTAACCAGTGAAACGGATCTCACCAGCGACTCCATCAAGACGGTAGCCATTGGGATTCCGGAAAGTGTTCCTGCGGGAACCTATGCCAAGGAAGCTCTGACCAATGCCAAGCTGTGGGATGAACTGGAAAGCAAACTTGTGCAGGGGAAAGACGTTAGACAGGTTCTTCAATATGTAGAGACAGGTAATGCAGATGCAGGATTTGTATATAAAACAGATGCTCTTACTTCGGATCAGGTGAAAATTGCGTTTGAGGTGGACAAGAACAGCTACACACCAGCCAATTATCCAATAGGCATTATTGAAGGAACCAAACACCGTACAGAGGCCGAACAATTTTATGCGTATTTACAAACCCCTGGAGTGCTCGATATCTTCGCGAAATACGGATTCACAATTCCGGAATGA
- a CDS encoding transporter substrate-binding domain-containing protein, translating into MVKKRGIQKFRTALLFITMLAVLAGCSTGTASNDSESASAAGDTKVKKIIVGTGTQFPNVCFIDENGKLTGYDVELIREIDKRLPEYEFEFSTMDFKNLLLSLETKKIDLIAHQMEVNDERQAKFLFNDEAYNIFPNKIVVSQKNEEVKSIEDLKGKKLIVGATSNAAVLAEKWNAANGNGIDIVYSGAGEDTNTQIKTGRVDATISTQFAIDYQNKAVDAQLKTVGDALSNSKVYFILNKDEQELKTKVDEALKGIKEDGTLGKLSTEWLGADYTVEE; encoded by the coding sequence ATGGTTAAAAAACGGGGGATTCAAAAATTCCGGACAGCACTGCTGTTCATTACAATGCTGGCGGTACTGGCTGGATGCAGCACAGGAACTGCAAGCAATGATTCAGAATCTGCTTCGGCAGCAGGCGACACCAAAGTGAAAAAGATCATTGTAGGAACAGGTACACAGTTCCCAAATGTCTGCTTCATTGATGAGAATGGCAAGTTAACAGGTTATGATGTGGAACTGATCCGGGAGATCGACAAACGTTTGCCTGAGTATGAATTCGAATTCAGCACGATGGATTTCAAAAACCTGCTGCTGAGTCTGGAAACGAAAAAAATTGACCTGATCGCTCACCAGATGGAAGTGAATGATGAGAGACAGGCCAAGTTCCTGTTTAATGATGAAGCCTATAATATTTTTCCAAATAAAATTGTCGTAAGTCAGAAGAATGAGGAAGTAAAATCGATTGAGGATCTAAAAGGGAAAAAACTGATTGTTGGTGCTACAAGTAATGCGGCTGTACTTGCTGAGAAATGGAATGCAGCGAACGGTAACGGGATTGATATCGTCTATTCCGGAGCGGGTGAGGATACCAATACCCAGATCAAAACAGGCCGGGTGGATGCCACCATCAGCACTCAGTTTGCCATTGATTATCAGAATAAGGCGGTTGATGCTCAGCTGAAAACGGTAGGCGATGCCCTCTCCAACTCCAAAGTGTACTTCATTCTGAACAAAGATGAGCAGGAACTCAAAACCAAAGTGGACGAAGCGCTCAAAGGGATCAAAGAAGACGGAACGTTAGGCAAACTGAGCACAGAGTGGCTTGGAGCTGACTATACGGTTGAAGAGTAG
- a CDS encoding amino acid ABC transporter permease codes for MGKSFDLSLVLEFIPELLRYLHITLIVLGGSIVLGLVGGVLLAVPRLYRIPVLSQLATLYVSFMRGTPILIKLFLVYYGLPELLKPIGIDLSRTDPLLFVIVTYALSDAASFAEIFRGAVRSVDKGQTEAAYAAGMTTFQSFRRIVVPQALIVAFPNMANTLIGSLKDTSLAFSIGVMDMVGRGQTLISATSHALEVYISLSVVYYVIVIVLEKGFAFAERRLQRHERKRVVHKPAIRAKRLKRITG; via the coding sequence ATGGGAAAATCATTTGATCTGTCATTGGTTCTGGAGTTCATCCCGGAACTGCTACGATATTTGCATATAACACTGATTGTACTGGGGGGTTCCATCGTGCTCGGACTGGTGGGCGGCGTGCTTCTGGCCGTTCCCCGGCTATATCGGATTCCGGTACTAAGCCAGTTGGCTACCCTGTACGTCTCATTCATGCGGGGCACACCGATCCTGATCAAATTGTTCCTGGTATATTACGGACTTCCAGAGTTGCTCAAACCCATTGGCATCGACCTGTCGAGAACCGACCCGTTGTTATTTGTCATAGTGACCTATGCGCTTAGTGACGCGGCATCCTTTGCCGAGATCTTTCGCGGAGCGGTGCGCAGTGTGGATAAAGGTCAGACGGAAGCAGCCTATGCTGCGGGTATGACCACATTCCAGTCTTTTCGGCGGATTGTTGTTCCGCAGGCACTGATTGTTGCTTTTCCGAACATGGCCAATACATTAATCGGTTCATTGAAGGATACTTCTTTGGCCTTCTCCATTGGTGTCATGGATATGGTGGGCAGAGGGCAGACGTTAATTTCGGCTACATCGCATGCACTTGAAGTGTATATCAGTCTGTCTGTGGTCTATTATGTCATTGTGATTGTGCTTGAAAAAGGATTTGCCTTTGCAGAACGCAGACTCCAGCGTCATGAACGCAAGAGGGTTGTACACAAACCGGCAATTCGAGCCAAACGCCTGAAACGAATAACGGGGTGA
- a CDS encoding beta-galactosidase, giving the protein MAKSIQMDELKLGVCYYPEHWSEALWEDDFRRMKEMNITVIRMAEFAWSIFEPEEDQFDFSFFQKALDLAHQYGLSVILGTPTATPPAWLTSKYPEVLNANKDGVLYQHGMRRHTNYSSPIFRQQCEKIVRNMVIAYKDHPALIGWQIDNEFNCHMDVFYAEADHVAFREWLKNRYESLENLNQAWGTVFWSQTYTDWEQVHLTRNMVSQSPNPHLALDEKRFISANTISFAKLQVDIIRELDPKQWITTNGTFGHLDNHEMTEDLLDFFSYDSYPQFATIFPGTDDNSLQDRAWSMKLSNVRNMSPNFCVMEQQSGPGGWVDSIGMGTPRPGQIRLWSYQSVLHGTDLLVYFRWRTATFGTEMYWHGINDYHNQPNRRVREVAQVGEEFAKIGRVIAGTTYQADVAILQDYDNLWDGELDEWHGPLQQQSVRSWYKQLQYRHIPTDMVTLQPTTTLEALSDYKVIIYAHPAIMTDETAELLQAYVSQGGALFFGARTGYKDLKGHCYMRPFPGAVAELCGVTVEDFTLIKGTIPAAKLQWSGASERLQEGTSTAGFNEVLHVERADVQIMAEYTSEYYAGSPALTKRTVGQGQVWYYGAAYNEPVVDALLDEIGLSSPVGDLVEVPSEVELGIRSGKDKAYVFLLNYSDHQVAIKLKKQAKELLSGTTLQNEINMPAYGVFIFEIDLPH; this is encoded by the coding sequence GTGGCAAAATCAATCCAAATGGATGAATTGAAATTGGGGGTCTGTTATTACCCTGAGCACTGGTCGGAAGCGTTGTGGGAGGACGATTTCCGTAGAATGAAAGAGATGAATATCACAGTTATTCGGATGGCTGAATTCGCATGGTCCATCTTTGAACCAGAAGAAGACCAGTTCGATTTTAGTTTTTTCCAGAAGGCACTGGATCTGGCGCATCAATATGGTTTAAGTGTTATTTTGGGAACACCTACTGCAACTCCACCAGCGTGGTTAACATCCAAATATCCTGAAGTATTAAACGCAAATAAGGACGGGGTGTTGTATCAACACGGAATGCGGCGTCATACCAACTACAGCAGCCCAATCTTCAGACAGCAATGTGAAAAAATCGTGCGCAATATGGTAATCGCCTATAAAGATCATCCGGCTCTTATTGGCTGGCAGATCGATAACGAATTCAATTGTCATATGGATGTTTTCTACGCTGAGGCAGATCATGTCGCCTTCCGTGAATGGCTTAAGAATCGTTATGAATCGTTGGAGAATCTGAACCAGGCATGGGGAACCGTATTTTGGAGTCAGACCTATACCGACTGGGAGCAGGTTCACCTTACCCGAAATATGGTTAGTCAATCGCCAAATCCTCACCTGGCATTGGATGAAAAGAGATTCATCTCAGCCAATACGATTTCATTTGCCAAGCTTCAGGTGGACATCATTCGGGAACTTGATCCGAAACAATGGATCACAACAAACGGTACGTTTGGACATTTGGATAATCATGAAATGACAGAGGATTTATTGGATTTCTTCTCTTATGATTCGTATCCGCAGTTTGCCACGATCTTCCCAGGGACAGACGATAACTCATTACAAGATCGGGCCTGGAGCATGAAACTGTCGAACGTACGTAACATGTCACCGAACTTCTGCGTCATGGAACAACAGTCTGGGCCAGGAGGCTGGGTTGACAGTATAGGCATGGGTACGCCAAGACCGGGACAGATCCGATTATGGTCGTATCAATCTGTTCTGCACGGAACAGATCTGCTCGTCTACTTCCGCTGGCGGACGGCAACATTTGGCACCGAGATGTACTGGCATGGCATCAATGATTACCATAATCAACCCAACAGAAGGGTACGCGAGGTTGCGCAAGTAGGGGAAGAGTTTGCCAAGATCGGGCGTGTTATTGCAGGTACTACATATCAAGCCGATGTTGCGATCCTACAGGACTATGATAACCTGTGGGACGGGGAGTTGGACGAGTGGCACGGCCCGCTTCAGCAACAGAGTGTACGCTCCTGGTATAAGCAGCTCCAGTATCGTCATATTCCGACGGACATGGTTACACTGCAACCAACGACAACACTGGAAGCGTTATCTGATTATAAGGTGATCATCTATGCTCATCCGGCCATCATGACAGACGAGACAGCAGAACTTCTGCAAGCCTATGTCAGTCAAGGGGGAGCCCTGTTTTTCGGTGCGCGCACCGGATATAAGGATCTCAAGGGGCATTGTTACATGAGGCCGTTCCCTGGGGCTGTCGCTGAGTTGTGTGGTGTAACCGTAGAGGACTTTACCTTAATCAAAGGAACCATTCCAGCAGCCAAACTGCAATGGAGTGGGGCGAGTGAGCGACTTCAGGAGGGAACGTCAACGGCCGGATTTAATGAAGTTCTTCATGTGGAGCGTGCTGACGTGCAGATCATGGCTGAGTATACATCCGAATATTATGCAGGTAGTCCTGCATTGACCAAACGTACGGTAGGTCAGGGGCAAGTATGGTATTATGGAGCGGCTTACAATGAACCGGTCGTTGATGCTCTCCTGGATGAAATAGGGCTATCTTCACCTGTGGGTGACCTGGTAGAGGTACCTTCCGAAGTTGAGCTTGGTATCCGTTCCGGTAAGGATAAAGCTTATGTATTTTTGCTCAACTACTCGGATCACCAAGTGGCTATCAAGCTTAAAAAACAAGCCAAAGAGTTGCTGTCGGGTACAACACTTCAGAATGAGATCAACATGCCCGCGTATGGTGTATTCATTTTTGAGATCGATTTGCCACATTAA
- a CDS encoding helix-turn-helix transcriptional regulator, translating to MTEEQSYTTEEISKLLKISKLTVYDLIKKGDLVAYRVGKQMRIDATDLEAYKRRSKQLQSSGQRIPTPNQTSASGTQLGHGDSQGTSLQSTTPVGSAHANTPASSAHAVPAVPRHLVITGQDVSLDILMRHMEKQTRDIRPLRSFMGSLDGLISMYRGESDLVSTHLLDGDTGEYNLPYIRKILTGRSYVVVNLLSRPAGLYVQRGNPQNLQNWTDLSKSELRLANREKGSGARVLLDEQLRLHGIPAAGLIGYETEETSHMGVAAKVSSGEADVGVGIEKAARLVGQVDFVPLTQERYDLVMLRKQGNEAWTESVLRILQSPEFRQELQSFEGYDVSRTGEILYEA from the coding sequence ATGACGGAGGAGCAATCCTACACAACCGAAGAAATATCCAAGCTTCTCAAAATATCGAAACTGACGGTCTATGACCTGATTAAAAAGGGAGACCTTGTCGCATACCGTGTAGGTAAACAAATGCGAATTGATGCAACCGATCTGGAGGCATATAAACGTCGCTCCAAGCAACTTCAGTCCTCAGGTCAGCGTATCCCGACTCCTAATCAGACCTCGGCATCAGGGACCCAGCTAGGTCATGGTGATTCTCAGGGAACTTCCTTACAATCAACTACTCCGGTTGGGTCTGCGCATGCGAATACTCCAGCGAGTTCTGCTCATGCAGTGCCTGCTGTACCACGGCATCTGGTCATAACAGGTCAGGATGTCAGTCTGGATATTCTAATGCGCCATATGGAAAAACAAACTCGGGACATTCGTCCGCTACGCTCGTTCATGGGTAGTCTGGATGGGCTTATCTCGATGTATCGTGGGGAGTCCGATCTGGTCAGCACCCATCTGCTCGACGGAGATACCGGTGAGTATAATCTGCCGTACATTCGCAAAATTCTGACAGGACGGTCCTATGTTGTGGTGAACCTGCTTTCACGTCCTGCCGGACTGTATGTACAGCGTGGCAATCCGCAGAACTTGCAGAATTGGACCGATCTGAGCAAGTCTGAACTGAGACTCGCTAATCGGGAGAAAGGTTCTGGCGCGAGGGTTTTGCTGGATGAGCAACTTCGGCTGCACGGAATTCCTGCTGCAGGTCTGATCGGATATGAAACCGAGGAAACCAGTCACATGGGCGTAGCTGCCAAAGTCAGTTCAGGTGAAGCTGATGTCGGAGTTGGCATTGAGAAAGCTGCACGACTTGTGGGTCAGGTTGATTTTGTCCCGCTCACTCAGGAGCGCTATGATCTGGTCATGCTGAGGAAGCAAGGTAATGAAGCCTGGACAGAATCTGTACTGCGAATTCTCCAATCGCCGGAGTTTAGGCAGGAACTGCAATCATTCGAGGGATATGATGTATCCCGGACAGGTGAGATTTTGTACGAAGCATAG
- the rpsN gene encoding 30S ribosomal protein S14: MAKKSKVVREKQRQAIVAKYADLRRELKEKGDYEGLQKLPRNASPTRLKNRCEVTGRPRGYLRKFKVSRIKFRELAHQGQIPGVTKSSW; the protein is encoded by the coding sequence ATGGCTAAAAAATCAAAAGTGGTACGTGAGAAGCAACGTCAGGCGATCGTGGCAAAATATGCGGACCTGCGTCGGGAATTGAAGGAAAAAGGGGATTACGAGGGATTGCAGAAATTGCCGCGGAATGCATCTCCGACTCGTTTAAAGAACCGTTGTGAAGTGACAGGCCGCCCGCGGGGTTATCTACGCAAGTTCAAGGTGTCTCGAATTAAGTTCAGAGAACTGGCACATCAAGGGCAGATTCCTGGTGTAACAAAATCCAGCTGGTAA
- a CDS encoding amino acid ABC transporter permease, which translates to MSIDLQFIYTSFFQILKALPLTLVITIVPLIAGFGIGLATALIRIYRVRWIHRIADFYVSFLRGTPMLMHLFLIYYGIPMIIDKLAERYGWAFQSSSIPILVFVLIAFSLTAGAYMSEIIRSGILAVDIGQMEAAHAVGMSTFQALRRIIIPQAIGAVLPNLCSMFVGFLHGSTLAFTVSQMDILGKADVVASVSLKFLEAFIAAAFIYWGLTIIAERITALLERRVAVYSKGGVS; encoded by the coding sequence ATGTCGATTGATCTCCAGTTTATCTATACATCTTTTTTTCAAATCCTGAAGGCATTGCCACTGACACTTGTCATTACGATTGTTCCGTTGATTGCAGGCTTCGGAATCGGTCTGGCTACGGCTCTGATCCGTATTTATCGCGTGCGGTGGATTCACCGCATTGCTGACTTCTACGTTTCATTCTTGCGTGGAACACCGATGCTGATGCATCTATTCCTCATCTATTACGGTATTCCGATGATTATCGATAAGCTGGCGGAACGTTACGGTTGGGCTTTCCAATCCTCGTCGATTCCTATTCTCGTATTTGTACTGATTGCTTTCTCGCTCACTGCGGGTGCCTATATGTCCGAGATTATCCGTTCAGGCATTCTTGCTGTGGATATCGGCCAGATGGAGGCGGCTCACGCTGTAGGTATGAGCACATTCCAGGCTTTAAGACGTATCATCATCCCTCAAGCAATCGGGGCTGTATTGCCTAACCTGTGCAGTATGTTTGTTGGGTTCCTGCATGGATCAACACTTGCTTTTACCGTGTCGCAGATGGACATCCTTGGTAAAGCGGATGTGGTGGCATCCGTCAGTTTGAAGTTTCTGGAGGCCTTTATCGCCGCAGCGTTTATCTATTGGGGGCTGACCATCATTGCCGAGCGGATCACTGCTCTGCTTGAGCGTCGGGTTGCCGTGTACAGCAAAGGAGGCGTGTCATGA
- a CDS encoding DUF3024 domain-containing protein gives MLDSFTLRRIQSVMNGYIHEKVPAPLRTMVKLTYVMNDNELILTEERPAEERYQWEKMHIARFYWEENQWKVFARDEQSSWNPVDVITPCSDFENVLEQVERDEAGLFWRT, from the coding sequence ATGTTGGACTCGTTTACGTTACGAAGAATTCAGTCGGTGATGAATGGCTATATTCACGAGAAGGTTCCTGCGCCACTGCGTACGATGGTGAAGTTGACCTATGTGATGAATGACAATGAATTGATCCTGACCGAAGAAAGACCCGCCGAGGAACGGTATCAATGGGAGAAGATGCATATTGCCCGATTTTACTGGGAAGAAAATCAGTGGAAGGTGTTTGCCAGAGATGAACAGAGCAGCTGGAATCCGGTAGATGTTATTACACCTTGTTCCGATTTTGAAAATGTGCTCGAGCAGGTGGAGCGGGATGAGGCTGGGCTGTTCTGGCGGACGTGA
- the modB gene encoding molybdate ABC transporter permease subunit, which yields MNVNAIDWSVFWSPVRLSLQVALLSSVVATVLGIAIAWKMSRSSFRGKILLETAFMLPLVLPPTVVGFLLLVILGRKSLFGQWIEAIFSAPVVFTWWAAVIASVVVAFPLVYQTMKSGFSGVDRDLEDAGRSIGANEWQVFRYISLPLAGRALMTAFILGFARALGEFGATLMIAGNIPGKTQTVPTAIYVAVDSGNQTMAWAWTVSIIIISFIMLLMTRQQRDGKND from the coding sequence ATGAATGTGAACGCCATAGACTGGTCCGTATTCTGGTCACCGGTGCGCTTGTCACTTCAGGTTGCACTGTTATCCAGCGTGGTGGCCACTGTGCTCGGAATCGCGATAGCCTGGAAGATGTCACGTTCTTCATTTCGGGGAAAGATTCTGCTGGAAACGGCATTTATGCTGCCGCTAGTCCTTCCCCCGACGGTGGTTGGATTTCTGTTACTTGTCATACTGGGGCGTAAAAGTCTGTTTGGACAATGGATTGAAGCCATATTCTCCGCACCGGTTGTTTTCACCTGGTGGGCTGCGGTGATTGCTTCGGTGGTGGTTGCTTTTCCACTTGTGTATCAGACGATGAAATCGGGATTCAGTGGTGTGGATCGGGATTTGGAAGATGCAGGCCGTTCGATTGGGGCAAATGAGTGGCAGGTTTTTCGTTACATCTCCCTCCCGCTCGCAGGCAGAGCATTGATGACCGCTTTCATCCTGGGCTTTGCCCGTGCACTCGGGGAATTTGGTGCCACACTGATGATTGCAGGCAATATTCCGGGCAAAACACAAACGGTACCTACGGCAATCTATGTCGCTGTGGATTCGGGCAATCAGACCATGGCCTGGGCGTGGACTGTTTCTATTATCATCATCTCGTTTATCATGTTACTGATGACCAGACAGCAGCGAGATGGAAAAAATGACTGA
- a CDS encoding DUF2975 domain-containing protein, which translates to MKRGTTIFLKLAVLLIGVPILALCIFGIPWLANNPVNPNYAGALYPIVIIMYVSVIPFIVALYQAFRLLSYIDKNEAFSLMSVRSLKTIKYCAIVISSLYFVMLPFLFVVAEKDDAPGLILMGMVPIFASLVIAVFSAVLQRLLQEAIDIKSENDLVV; encoded by the coding sequence GTGAAGCGAGGTACAACCATCTTTTTAAAATTGGCTGTGTTGCTTATTGGTGTTCCCATTCTTGCCTTATGCATATTCGGCATACCCTGGTTAGCGAACAATCCGGTGAATCCGAATTATGCAGGTGCGCTATACCCCATAGTGATTATTATGTATGTGTCAGTTATTCCGTTTATCGTTGCACTGTACCAGGCATTCCGTCTGCTGAGCTATATCGACAAAAATGAAGCGTTCTCTCTAATGTCAGTGAGATCCTTAAAAACAATAAAATATTGTGCTATTGTAATTAGTAGTCTTTATTTTGTGATGTTGCCATTCCTTTTTGTTGTAGCAGAGAAAGATGATGCCCCAGGCCTCATTCTTATGGGAATGGTTCCTATTTTTGCTTCATTGGTCATTGCAGTGTTTTCCGCAGTGCTCCAAAGATTGTTACAGGAAGCGATTGATATCAAATCAGAAAATGACCTAGTGGTCTGA
- a CDS encoding AraC family transcriptional regulator, translating into MHVKEHLFLPKPVFPRHVCFPDFIGGYSDFPKHHVNREYQTKDINLEYCYNLHLVLDGRGYLDTGTTCYELTRGQGFLYGPGLRQTYYSDSDDPWNIRWIHFYGVRLEELLNGKGVDEPWLFQCSNLPVITKLMDRLLELGRGYQVEDEHSVAATLYELLTRLQSAASRINVSLNHTSERIREAGNYIRSHSNEHITLDHAAGIAGYSTTYFSRKFCQTFGISFPEFLLESRLLHAKQLLATTNLSIKQITLETGFSQSSYFIRCFKTQENVTPMQFRMMHNHLL; encoded by the coding sequence ATGCACGTGAAAGAACACCTCTTTCTCCCCAAGCCGGTTTTCCCCAGACATGTATGTTTTCCCGATTTTATTGGAGGGTACAGTGATTTTCCAAAGCATCATGTGAATCGGGAATATCAAACGAAAGATATCAACTTGGAGTATTGCTATAACCTGCACCTTGTACTTGACGGTAGAGGCTACTTGGACACTGGAACCACTTGTTATGAGCTAACGCGTGGACAGGGATTCCTCTATGGTCCCGGTCTCAGACAAACCTACTATTCAGATTCGGATGACCCTTGGAATATTCGTTGGATTCACTTTTACGGCGTTCGTCTCGAAGAGCTGTTAAATGGAAAAGGGGTTGACGAGCCGTGGCTGTTCCAATGTTCCAACCTCCCGGTGATTACCAAACTGATGGATCGATTACTGGAGCTAGGCAGAGGCTATCAAGTGGAGGACGAGCACAGTGTAGCAGCTACACTCTATGAACTTCTGACCCGATTGCAATCCGCTGCGAGCCGGATTAATGTTTCGCTCAATCACACTTCAGAGCGAATTCGTGAAGCAGGGAATTATATTCGTTCCCATAGTAACGAGCACATTACACTAGACCACGCCGCCGGGATTGCAGGATACAGTACAACATACTTTAGCCGAAAGTTCTGTCAAACGTTTGGAATCTCTTTCCCGGAATTCCTCTTGGAATCCAGACTACTACATGCGAAACAACTGCTCGCAACAACCAACCTTTCCATTAAACAAATTACGCTGGAAACGGGGTTCTCTCAATCAAGCTACTTCATCCGATGTTTTAAAACCCAGGAAAACGTAACACCTATGCAATTTCGAATGATGCACAATCATTTGTTATAG